A genomic region of Micromonospora sp. NBRC 110009 contains the following coding sequences:
- a CDS encoding PucR family transcriptional regulator has product MLLREVLALPQLRLSVLAGADDLDRPLTRIYVTDLLDPRRYLSGGEVVLTGLMWRRSPTDSETFVAACAAAGVAAIGAGDAAYGSVPADLVEACRAHRVPLFEVPVEVSFRDILDEVNPSLWARRATGLATVLVRHRGLVAAMAAGARLGDLLSPVAADLGVDCWVLTPTGRVVAGTTGLDATGRADVAAAFVAADRLPMSVAVDGRPLTVLAVPGRSEHRLASWLLAVTAGAPAPLPDAADELVSLVALARAQADEATLVERRLADRVGSLLDSGGDLGELRGRLSSCGLSPDSTFLVLTASLTGLPAPAELAVAVVEEILRPYAPQTVVAGLAADRPGGVLAVVSVPAQPMSTVLDTVRAGLTALVPALGAGRLAVGISGPAAGVVALPGAVEEARHAWRAASDRPGPATVVSAGELASHLLLLAGVPTDTRRAFRDRLLGPLVEYDRVHDARLVHTLEAFLACSGSWTRCAELLHVHVNTLRYRIGRVEQLTGRDLNRFEDRVDLFLALRLPG; this is encoded by the coding sequence ATGCTGCTGCGCGAGGTGTTGGCCCTGCCACAGCTGCGGCTGTCCGTGCTGGCCGGCGCCGACGACCTGGACCGGCCGCTCACCCGCATCTACGTCACCGACCTGCTCGACCCCCGCCGGTACCTGTCCGGAGGCGAGGTCGTGCTGACCGGCTTGATGTGGCGGCGGTCGCCGACGGACTCGGAGACCTTCGTGGCGGCCTGCGCGGCGGCCGGCGTGGCCGCGATCGGCGCGGGCGACGCGGCGTACGGCTCGGTGCCGGCGGACCTGGTCGAGGCGTGCCGGGCCCACCGGGTGCCGTTGTTCGAGGTCCCGGTCGAGGTTTCCTTCCGGGACATCCTCGACGAGGTGAACCCGTCGCTGTGGGCGCGCCGGGCCACCGGGCTGGCGACCGTGCTCGTCCGGCACCGCGGCCTGGTTGCGGCCATGGCCGCCGGGGCGCGGCTGGGTGACCTGCTCTCGCCGGTCGCCGCCGACCTGGGCGTGGACTGCTGGGTGCTGACCCCGACCGGCCGGGTCGTCGCGGGCACCACCGGCCTGGACGCCACCGGCCGAGCCGACGTGGCCGCGGCGTTCGTCGCGGCGGACCGGCTGCCCATGTCGGTCGCTGTGGACGGACGGCCGCTGACCGTGCTCGCCGTGCCGGGCCGCTCCGAGCATCGGTTGGCGTCCTGGCTGCTCGCGGTGACCGCCGGTGCCCCCGCGCCGCTGCCCGATGCCGCCGACGAGCTGGTCAGCCTGGTCGCGCTGGCGCGGGCCCAGGCGGACGAGGCGACGCTGGTGGAGCGGCGCCTCGCCGACCGGGTCGGCTCGCTGCTCGATTCCGGCGGCGATCTCGGTGAGCTGCGCGGGCGGTTGTCGTCGTGCGGCCTGTCGCCGGATTCGACGTTCCTCGTCCTGACCGCGAGCCTGACCGGGCTGCCGGCGCCCGCGGAGCTGGCCGTGGCCGTGGTCGAGGAGATCCTCCGGCCGTACGCGCCGCAGACGGTGGTCGCCGGGCTGGCCGCCGACCGGCCGGGCGGCGTACTGGCCGTCGTCTCCGTGCCGGCTCAGCCGATGTCGACCGTGCTCGACACCGTGCGGGCCGGGCTGACGGCGCTGGTGCCGGCGTTGGGGGCCGGCCGGTTGGCCGTGGGCATCAGCGGGCCGGCGGCAGGGGTGGTCGCGCTGCCCGGGGCCGTGGAGGAGGCCCGGCACGCGTGGCGCGCGGCGAGCGACCGGCCGGGCCCGGCCACCGTCGTGTCGGCCGGCGAACTCGCCTCGCACCTGCTGCTGCTGGCCGGTGTGCCGACGGACACCCGGCGGGCCTTTCGGGACCGGCTGCTCGGCCCGCTCGTCGAGTACGACCGGGTACACGACGCCCGCCTGGTGCACACCCTGGAGGCGTTCCTCGCCTGTTCCGGCTCCTGGACCCGCTGCGCCGAACTGCTCCACGTGCACGTGAACACGCTGCGGTACCGGATCGGCCGGGTGGAGCAGCTCACCGGTCGCGACCTGAACCGCTTCGAGGACCGAGTCGACCTCTTCCTCGCGCTGCGCCTGCCCGGCTGA
- the uraD gene encoding 2-oxo-4-hydroxy-4-carboxy-5-ureidoimidazoline decarboxylase — protein sequence MVGIIPGDGALAEFNRAPAAQAERDLLACCAVPEWAREVAAGRPYRDLRALVESADAGLLRLSWEQVARALAAHPRIGERVAGTDRESAWSRREQAGMDGADAATRTALVEANRAYERRFGHLFLIFASGRTDAELLAAARGRLTNDAATERRVVHGELRRIALQRLERLVG from the coding sequence GTGGTCGGCATCATCCCAGGCGACGGCGCTCTCGCCGAATTCAACCGCGCACCGGCCGCGCAGGCCGAACGCGACCTGCTCGCCTGCTGCGCGGTGCCCGAGTGGGCCCGCGAGGTGGCCGCCGGGCGGCCGTACCGGGATCTGCGGGCTCTGGTGGAGTCGGCCGACGCCGGCCTGCTCCGGCTCTCCTGGGAGCAGGTCGCGCGGGCGCTCGCCGCGCACCCGCGGATCGGCGAGCGGGTGGCCGGCACGGACCGCGAGTCCGCCTGGTCGCGGCGTGAGCAGGCCGGCATGGACGGCGCGGACGCGGCGACGAGGACCGCGCTGGTCGAGGCCAATCGGGCGTACGAGCGGCGCTTCGGCCACCTCTTCCTGATCTTCGCAAGTGGACGTACGGACGCCGAACTGCTGGCGGCGGCGCGTGGCCGGTTGACCAACGACGCGGCCACCGAGCGGCGGGTGGTGCACGGGGAACTCCGCAGGATCGCCCTGCAGCGGCTGGAGAGGCTGGTCGGATGA
- the uraH gene encoding hydroxyisourate hydrolase: MRYAAISTHVLDTVRGEPARGLPVRLERARADGWTAVADGHTDADGRLRDWVPEADWGSGGYRLVFAVGAHLGPDAFFAEVTVAFQVHDPARHHHVPLLLSPYGYTTYRGS, encoded by the coding sequence ATGAGGTACGCCGCGATCTCGACCCACGTGCTGGACACGGTGCGCGGTGAGCCGGCGCGCGGCCTGCCCGTGCGGTTGGAGCGCGCCAGGGCCGACGGCTGGACCGCCGTGGCGGACGGACACACCGACGCCGACGGGCGGCTGCGCGACTGGGTGCCGGAGGCGGACTGGGGCAGCGGCGGGTACCGGCTGGTGTTCGCCGTCGGCGCCCACCTCGGGCCGGACGCCTTCTTCGCCGAGGTCACGGTGGCCTTCCAGGTCCACGATCCGGCCCGGCACCACCACGTGCCGCTGCTGCTCAGCCCGTACGGCTACACCACCTACCGAGGGAGTTGA
- the pucL gene encoding factor-independent urate hydroxylase, with amino-acid sequence MGIVLGANQYGKAETRVVRVVRDGPRHELRDLNVTTCLAGDLVATHLTGDNANVLPTDSQKNTVYAFAKRHGVDQIEDFGLLLARHFVTSQPAITSARVDIEEYAWQRLGPHSFQRAGGEVRTASVTVDGDGTQVVSGLTGLVLLNSTNSEFAGFVQDEYTTLPPTKDRILATAVNAHWRHAGDRTADGTGWADSYDRVRAALVAGFVETYSLALQQTLYAMGERVLRECPGIVEVRLSLPNKHHLLIDLAPFGLDNPGEVFVATDRPYGLIEATVRRDDTPAADGAW; translated from the coding sequence ATGGGGATCGTGCTCGGCGCCAACCAGTACGGCAAGGCGGAGACGCGGGTGGTGCGGGTGGTCCGCGACGGGCCGCGGCACGAACTGCGCGACCTGAACGTCACCACCTGTCTCGCCGGTGACCTTGTCGCCACCCACCTGACCGGCGACAACGCCAACGTGCTGCCGACCGACTCGCAGAAGAACACGGTGTACGCCTTCGCCAAGCGGCACGGCGTCGACCAGATCGAGGACTTCGGGCTGCTCCTCGCGCGGCACTTCGTGACGTCGCAACCGGCGATCACCAGCGCCCGGGTCGACATCGAGGAGTACGCCTGGCAACGGCTCGGTCCGCACTCGTTCCAGCGGGCGGGCGGGGAGGTGCGTACCGCGTCGGTGACCGTCGACGGCGACGGGACGCAGGTGGTGTCCGGACTGACCGGCCTGGTGCTGCTCAACTCGACCAACTCGGAGTTCGCCGGCTTCGTGCAGGACGAGTACACCACGTTGCCACCCACCAAGGACCGGATCCTCGCCACCGCGGTGAACGCGCACTGGCGGCACGCCGGCGACCGGACGGCAGACGGCACCGGCTGGGCCGACTCCTACGACCGGGTGCGCGCCGCCCTGGTCGCCGGCTTCGTCGAGACGTACAGCCTCGCACTGCAGCAGACCCTCTACGCGATGGGTGAGCGGGTGCTGCGGGAGTGCCCCGGGATCGTCGAGGTGCGGCTGTCCCTGCCCAACAAGCACCACCTGCTGATCGACCTGGCGCCGTTCGGGCTGGACAACCCCGGCGAGGTCTTCGTCGCGACGGACCGCCCGTACGGGCTGATCGAGGCCACGGTACGCCGCGACGACACGCCGGCGGCGGACGGCGCCTGGTGA
- a CDS encoding FAD binding domain-containing protein, whose amino-acid sequence MDFLQPGSWSEALAAKAAHPDAVPIAGGTDVMVELNFDRRRPPALLDLTRVSALTEWGYDGDLLRVGAGVTYRRIIDELGGLLPGLAMAARTVGSPQIRNRGTVGGNLGSASPAGDAHPPLMATGARVEVASVRGTRTVPVHEFFTGPKRSVLAPDELISAFLVVPAAGPQQFAKIGTRNAMVIAVCSFALALHPDTCRVGTGIGSAAPTPLRAHQAEELLAAELPWRSRGPLPVALARRFGDLVAAAAAPIDDVRGTAAYRRHALAVLARRTLGWAWAQLSSVPHQQSGGRS is encoded by the coding sequence ATGGACTTCCTGCAACCGGGCAGCTGGTCGGAGGCGCTGGCGGCGAAGGCGGCCCACCCCGACGCGGTGCCGATCGCCGGGGGCACCGACGTCATGGTCGAGCTGAACTTCGACCGCCGTCGCCCGCCCGCGCTGCTCGACCTGACCCGGGTGAGCGCGCTGACCGAGTGGGGGTACGACGGTGACCTGCTGCGCGTCGGGGCGGGCGTGACCTACCGGCGGATCATCGACGAACTCGGCGGCCTGCTCCCCGGCCTCGCGATGGCGGCGCGCACGGTCGGCTCCCCGCAGATCCGCAACCGGGGCACCGTCGGCGGCAACCTCGGCTCGGCGTCGCCCGCCGGCGACGCGCACCCGCCACTGATGGCCACCGGCGCGCGGGTCGAGGTGGCGTCGGTGCGGGGCACCCGGACCGTGCCGGTGCACGAGTTCTTCACCGGGCCCAAGCGGTCGGTGCTGGCACCCGACGAGCTGATCTCGGCCTTTCTGGTCGTACCCGCCGCCGGGCCGCAGCAGTTCGCCAAGATCGGCACCCGCAACGCCATGGTGATCGCGGTCTGCTCCTTCGCGCTGGCGCTGCACCCCGACACGTGCCGGGTCGGCACCGGGATCGGGTCCGCCGCGCCCACGCCGCTGCGCGCCCACCAGGCCGAGGAGTTGCTCGCCGCCGAGCTGCCGTGGCGCTCGCGGGGCCCGCTCCCCGTTGCACTCGCCCGGCGCTTCGGCGACCTGGTGGCCGCCGCCGCGGCGCCGATCGACGACGTACGCGGCACCGCCGCCTACCGCCGGCACGCGCTGGCCGTGCTCGCCCGGCGCACGCTCGGCTGGGCCTGGGCACAGTTGTCGTCGGTGCCGCATCAGCAATCGGGGGGCCGGTCGTGA
- a CDS encoding (2Fe-2S)-binding protein: MRISCTVNGERREADGVWPGESLLYLLRERLALPGAKNACEQGECGSCTVYLDGLPVCACLVAAGQAQGRTVVTVEGLSAGVGERLPGEAGEALTAEAGALDPVQRAFIEAGAVQCGFCTPGLVVAVHDLLARNPRPADPDIREALAGNLCRCTGYEKIMDAVRLAARPAVPRPREARDDHH, from the coding sequence GTGAGAATCAGCTGCACGGTGAACGGCGAGCGCCGCGAGGCCGACGGCGTGTGGCCCGGCGAGAGCCTGCTCTACCTGTTGCGGGAGCGGCTCGCCCTGCCCGGCGCCAAGAACGCCTGCGAGCAGGGCGAGTGCGGCTCCTGCACCGTCTACCTCGACGGCCTGCCGGTCTGCGCCTGCCTGGTCGCCGCCGGCCAGGCGCAGGGCCGGACGGTGGTCACCGTCGAGGGACTGTCCGCCGGGGTCGGCGAGAGGCTACCCGGCGAGGCTGGCGAGGCGTTGACCGCGGAGGCCGGCGCGCTCGACCCGGTGCAGCGAGCCTTCATCGAGGCCGGGGCCGTCCAGTGTGGATTTTGCACCCCCGGCCTGGTGGTCGCGGTCCACGACCTGCTGGCCCGCAACCCGCGGCCGGCCGATCCGGACATCCGCGAGGCCCTCGCCGGCAACCTGTGCCGGTGCACCGGCTACGAGAAGATCATGGACGCGGTACGGCTGGCCGCCAGGCCCGCCGTACCGCGCCCGCGGGAGGCGCGGGATGATCATCATTGA
- a CDS encoding 8-oxoguanine deaminase, producing the protein MIIIEGGAVATVDADATEHAEGHVVIGDDGRIVAVGAGRADVLDGGKGQPARPRSVRRVDATGCLVTPGLVNTHHHLYQWATRGLAQQKDLFGWLTALYPVWAGLDAGVVAATTGAGLGWLALSGCTTSTDHHYVHPAGGGDLMAAQIEAAHEIGLRFHPCRGSMDLGASAGGLPPDHIVEKTDAALAATAEAVERFHDPAPDAMVRVAVAPCSPFSVTETLMSEAATLARSLGVRLHTHLAETVEEQAYCLETHGCTPGEYAERLGWLGDDVWLAHGVHLDDATIARFAATGTAVAHCPSSNARLGTGIARVRDLLDAGVPVGLGVDGAASQETNQLGAELRQAAYAARLRDGPAALTAREALALGTMGGARCLGRAGEIGSLEVGKLGDLAVWRLDGLGHAGIDDPLAALVLGPPAPVELLLVGGRPIVERGELRTADERDLARRTRQAHQALMRKVRP; encoded by the coding sequence ATGATCATCATTGAGGGGGGTGCGGTCGCCACCGTCGACGCCGACGCCACCGAGCACGCCGAGGGTCACGTGGTGATCGGCGACGACGGACGGATCGTGGCGGTCGGCGCGGGCCGCGCCGACGTCCTCGACGGCGGCAAGGGCCAGCCAGCCAGGCCCCGGTCGGTGCGCCGGGTCGACGCCACCGGTTGCCTGGTCACCCCGGGCCTGGTCAACACCCACCACCACCTGTACCAGTGGGCCACCCGTGGGTTGGCCCAGCAGAAGGACCTCTTCGGCTGGCTGACCGCGCTCTACCCGGTCTGGGCCGGTCTGGACGCCGGCGTGGTCGCCGCCACCACCGGCGCCGGCCTGGGCTGGCTCGCCCTGTCCGGCTGCACGACGAGCACCGACCACCACTACGTCCACCCGGCCGGCGGCGGCGACCTGATGGCCGCGCAGATCGAGGCGGCCCACGAGATCGGCCTGCGCTTCCACCCGTGCCGCGGCTCGATGGACCTCGGCGCCTCCGCCGGTGGGCTACCGCCCGACCACATCGTGGAGAAGACCGACGCCGCGCTCGCCGCGACCGCCGAGGCCGTCGAGCGCTTCCACGATCCTGCGCCCGACGCCATGGTCCGGGTCGCCGTCGCCCCCTGCTCGCCGTTCTCCGTCACCGAGACGCTGATGAGCGAGGCCGCCACGCTGGCCCGCAGCCTGGGCGTTCGGCTGCACACCCACCTCGCGGAGACGGTGGAGGAGCAGGCGTACTGCCTCGAGACCCACGGCTGCACCCCGGGCGAGTACGCCGAACGTCTCGGCTGGCTCGGCGACGACGTGTGGCTGGCGCACGGCGTACACCTCGACGACGCCACGATCGCCCGCTTCGCCGCCACCGGCACCGCTGTCGCCCACTGCCCCAGCTCCAACGCGCGCCTCGGCACCGGGATCGCCCGGGTCCGGGACCTGCTCGACGCGGGCGTACCGGTGGGCCTGGGGGTGGACGGAGCCGCGTCGCAGGAGACCAACCAGCTCGGCGCCGAACTGCGCCAGGCGGCGTACGCCGCGCGGCTGCGGGACGGGCCGGCGGCGCTAACCGCCCGCGAGGCGCTCGCCCTGGGCACCATGGGCGGGGCCCGCTGCCTCGGCCGCGCCGGTGAGATCGGCTCGCTGGAGGTGGGCAAGCTGGGCGACCTCGCCGTCTGGCGGCTCGACGGGCTGGGTCACGCCGGCATCGACGACCCGCTGGCCGCGCTCGTCCTCGGCCCACCCGCTCCGGTGGAGCTGCTGCTGGTCGGCGGGCGGCCGATCGTTGAACGCGGCGAGCTGCGCACGGCCGACGAGCGGGACCTCGCGCGGCGTACCCGGCAGGCACACCAGGCGCTGATGAGGAAGGTACGGCCATGA
- the pucD gene encoding xanthine dehydrogenase subunit D, giving the protein MTTVQPGVSVPVDGGVGHSPHRPDGTLKVSGEFAFSSDLWADDMLWGTTLRSPHPRARITGMDLSAALALPGVHAVLTAADVPGAQGYGLDVADQPVLAADEVRYQGEPVAIVAADHPETARRAAARIVVDYTVLTPVTDPEVALAAGQLVRHLPIRRGDPDAVGPVVVRGDYEVGMQDQAFLGPESGLAVPAENGGVDLFVATQWLHVDQKQVAACLGLPIDKVRITLAGVGGAFGAREDLSMQVHASMLALHTRRPVKMVYSREESFFGHVHRHPARLRYEHSATPDGRLVSVRARILLDGGAYTSTTPAVVANAATLSVGPYEVPNVVVDAYGLYTNNPPCGAMRGFGAVQACFAYESQMDKLAAALGLDPVELRVRNAMTTGSVMPTGQVVDGPAPVAHLLELVRDRPAPPPATGDLRELPGGVANTTHGEGVARGVGYAIGIKNVCFSEGYDDYATARVRLEAIGGQPAVLVHTAAAEVGQGVVTVQAQIARTELGVQRVTVAPADTAVGSAGSSSASRQTYMTGGAVRAACRAVRDRLLARLPTPDLRLAGGKVVTASGTVVADLAGVIGDEPVEETVVWRHQPTYPLDPRTGQGDAHVQYAFAAHRATVDVDIELGLVRVVEIATAQDVGKAVNPQAVLGQIHGGTAQGLGLALMEEIQVVDGIVRNPSFTDYLIPTILDIPPMTVDVLELADPRAPYGLRGVGEPPTISSTPAVVAAIRAATGLALTRVPVRPEHLCAPELVD; this is encoded by the coding sequence ATGACGACGGTGCAGCCCGGGGTGAGCGTGCCGGTCGACGGCGGGGTGGGGCACAGTCCACACCGGCCGGACGGCACGCTGAAGGTCAGTGGCGAGTTCGCCTTCTCCTCCGACCTGTGGGCCGACGACATGCTGTGGGGCACCACGCTGCGCAGCCCGCACCCACGGGCCCGGATCACCGGCATGGACCTGAGCGCCGCGCTCGCGCTGCCCGGCGTGCACGCCGTGCTCACCGCCGCCGACGTGCCGGGCGCGCAGGGTTACGGCCTGGATGTGGCCGACCAGCCGGTACTCGCCGCCGACGAGGTGCGCTACCAGGGCGAGCCGGTGGCGATTGTGGCCGCCGACCACCCGGAGACCGCCCGCCGGGCGGCCGCCCGCATCGTCGTCGACTACACGGTGCTGACCCCGGTCACCGACCCCGAGGTGGCGCTGGCCGCCGGCCAGCTCGTCCGCCACCTGCCGATCCGGCGCGGTGACCCGGACGCCGTCGGCCCGGTCGTGGTCCGCGGCGACTACGAGGTCGGCATGCAGGACCAGGCGTTCCTCGGGCCGGAGTCGGGGCTGGCCGTGCCGGCGGAGAACGGCGGGGTCGACCTGTTCGTCGCCACCCAGTGGCTGCACGTCGACCAGAAGCAGGTGGCCGCCTGCCTCGGGCTGCCCATCGACAAGGTACGGATCACCCTGGCCGGGGTGGGCGGGGCGTTCGGCGCCCGCGAGGACCTGTCGATGCAGGTGCATGCCAGCATGCTGGCCCTGCACACCAGGCGCCCGGTGAAGATGGTCTACTCCCGCGAGGAGTCCTTCTTCGGGCACGTGCACCGCCACCCGGCACGACTCCGGTACGAACACAGCGCCACCCCCGACGGACGGCTGGTCTCGGTGCGGGCGCGCATCCTGCTCGACGGCGGGGCGTACACGTCCACCACCCCGGCGGTGGTGGCCAACGCCGCCACCCTCAGCGTCGGCCCGTACGAGGTACCGAACGTGGTGGTGGACGCCTACGGCCTCTACACCAACAACCCGCCGTGCGGGGCGATGCGCGGGTTCGGGGCGGTGCAGGCGTGCTTCGCCTACGAGTCGCAGATGGACAAGCTCGCCGCCGCCCTCGGGCTCGACCCGGTGGAACTGCGGGTACGCAACGCCATGACGACCGGCTCGGTGATGCCCACCGGACAGGTCGTCGACGGACCGGCGCCCGTGGCGCACCTGCTGGAGCTTGTCCGCGACCGGCCGGCCCCGCCGCCGGCCACCGGCGACCTGCGGGAGTTGCCGGGCGGGGTCGCCAACACCACCCACGGCGAGGGCGTGGCCCGCGGGGTCGGGTACGCCATCGGCATCAAGAACGTGTGCTTCTCCGAGGGGTACGACGACTACGCCACCGCCCGTGTCCGGCTGGAGGCGATCGGCGGGCAGCCTGCGGTGCTGGTGCACACCGCCGCCGCCGAGGTCGGCCAGGGCGTGGTGACCGTGCAGGCGCAGATCGCCCGTACCGAGCTGGGCGTGCAGCGGGTCACCGTGGCCCCCGCCGACACCGCGGTCGGCAGCGCCGGATCGTCGTCGGCGTCGCGGCAGACGTACATGACCGGTGGAGCCGTCCGCGCCGCATGCCGTGCGGTACGGGACCGGCTGCTCGCCCGCCTGCCCACCCCCGACCTCCGCCTGGCCGGCGGCAAGGTCGTCACGGCGTCCGGGACGGTGGTCGCCGACCTGGCCGGGGTGATCGGCGACGAGCCGGTCGAGGAGACGGTCGTGTGGCGGCACCAGCCGACGTACCCGCTGGACCCCCGGACCGGCCAGGGTGACGCGCACGTCCAGTACGCCTTCGCCGCGCACCGGGCCACAGTCGACGTCGACATCGAACTGGGCCTGGTGCGGGTGGTGGAGATCGCCACCGCACAGGACGTCGGCAAGGCGGTCAACCCGCAGGCGGTGCTGGGCCAGATCCACGGCGGCACGGCGCAGGGCCTGGGTCTCGCACTGATGGAGGAGATCCAGGTGGTAGACGGGATCGTCCGCAACCCGTCGTTCACCGACTACCTGATCCCGACGATCCTCGACATCCCGCCGATGACGGTCGACGTGCTGGAGCTGGCCGACCCCCGGGCCCCGTACGGTCTGCGCGGGGTCGGTGAGCCGCCGACCATCTCGTCCACCCCTGCCGTGGTCGCCGCGATCCGGGCGGCGACCGGCCTGGCCCTGACCCGGGTGCCGGTACGCCCAGAACACCTCTGCGCCCCGGAACTGGTCGACTGA
- a CDS encoding DUF6986 family protein, translated as MGKLPEGVYAELDERLGPVDARLRARYPGGRGRRQPVHTVYVPADRVRPGLIDEWGAAALRALTEHPPLPFAAELADRVIGKLRREPIEDLRIDFEDGYGVRDDDSEDTSARSSVAALREGRMPPFLGLRIKSLEAATRHRAVRTLDTFLEAYLGAFATVPDTFVVTLPKVSAPEQVDAMVLLCARLERASGLPAGALRFEVQVETPAAVLGADGTATVARLITAGGTRLSALHYGTYDYSAACGVAAAQQSLAHPVADHAKAVMQVAAAGTGVRLSDGSTNVLPVGGTEAVQAAWRLHAGLVRRSLAAGFYQGWDLHPAQLPTRFAATYAFFREGAAAAGDRLARYLQRRAGGVLDEPATARALAGFLLRGLDCGALDPAEVAFAREHLEAL; from the coding sequence ATGGGCAAGCTACCCGAGGGCGTCTATGCCGAACTCGACGAGCGGCTCGGGCCGGTGGACGCCAGGCTGCGGGCCCGCTACCCGGGCGGGCGGGGCCGCCGCCAGCCGGTGCACACGGTGTACGTGCCGGCCGACCGGGTCCGGCCGGGTCTGATCGACGAGTGGGGCGCCGCGGCACTGCGGGCACTGACCGAGCACCCGCCGCTGCCGTTCGCCGCCGAACTGGCCGACCGGGTGATCGGCAAGCTGCGGCGGGAGCCGATCGAGGATCTGCGGATCGACTTCGAGGACGGGTACGGCGTCCGCGACGACGACAGCGAGGACACTTCCGCGCGGTCGTCCGTCGCGGCGCTGCGCGAAGGCAGGATGCCGCCGTTCCTCGGGTTGCGGATCAAGAGCCTGGAGGCGGCGACTCGGCACCGGGCGGTACGCACCCTGGACACGTTCCTGGAGGCGTACCTGGGCGCGTTCGCCACCGTGCCGGACACCTTCGTGGTCACCCTGCCGAAGGTCAGCGCACCCGAGCAGGTCGACGCGATGGTGCTGCTGTGCGCGCGGCTGGAGCGGGCGTCCGGGCTGCCGGCCGGTGCGCTCCGCTTCGAGGTGCAGGTGGAGACCCCGGCCGCGGTGCTCGGCGCCGACGGCACCGCGACCGTGGCGCGGCTGATCACCGCCGGCGGGACGCGGCTGTCCGCCCTGCACTACGGCACGTACGACTACAGCGCTGCCTGTGGGGTGGCGGCGGCCCAACAGAGCCTGGCGCATCCGGTGGCCGACCATGCGAAGGCGGTGATGCAGGTGGCGGCGGCCGGTACCGGCGTCCGGCTCTCCGACGGTTCGACCAACGTGCTGCCGGTGGGCGGCACCGAGGCGGTCCAGGCGGCCTGGCGGCTGCACGCCGGGCTGGTCCGCCGCTCCCTGGCGGCCGGCTTCTACCAGGGCTGGGACCTGCACCCGGCCCAGTTGCCGACCCGGTTCGCGGCGACGTACGCATTCTTCCGGGAGGGTGCCGCCGCTGCGGGTGACCGCCTGGCCCGATACCTGCAACGCCGCGCGGGCGGCGTGCTCGACGAGCCGGCGACCGCCCGGGCACTGGCCGGCTTCCTGCTACGCGGGCTGGACTGCGGCGCCCTCGACCCGGCCGAAGTCGCTTTCGCCCGCGAACACCTGGAAGCACTGTGA